In Selenomonas ruminantium subsp. lactilytica TAM6421, the DNA window CGCAGGCGGCTGATGGGCCAAAACAGTGCCCCTGCCGAAACCAAAGCCGAGGCCCCTGCAGAGACAGAAGCAGCCATCCAGGAAACCACGGCAAAGACGGACAAGATCCTTACGGAAATCGCCGGCAGTACAGGCACCTACCAGCTTTTGTCCCTGGATGCGCTCGTGCCTACGCCAGATGAATGGAATCAGTTTTCCTCTATCTCCAACGAGAAAAAGGTGTTGATGGCTGACAGCATCTACCGCAATGGCCTCCAGCAGCCCCTGGTTGTCCGTGCCCTCGATCCGGAGGGCCGCCAATATCAGATTCTGGCCGGCAACACCCGCAAAAGCATCTATGAAGTCCTCTATGACCTGACCGGCGAAGAGAAATACCTCTCCATCGAATGCAAGGTTTATGCATATCAGGAACTGACCGATGACCAGGCCCGGGAGATCGCCTCGGACACCAATTACGTTCAGCGTGCGAATCTCACGGGGCGGGACAAGAGCTTTGCCGTCCGCACGAAACTGAACATCCTCAAGAAGCGCGGCGAAAAGCAGATCCTGGAAAAAGCAGCCGAGCAGATGGGCATGAAGCGCACGGCGGCCTTCAGCTGGAACAAGATGGCCAATCTCATCCCGGCGTTCTTTGACCTGTTCGATGAAGGCCGCATTTCCCAAAAAACCGCCACCCGCATTGCCGCCTGGAACCATGATGTGCAGGAAGAGCTCTACATGCGGTCTGAACAGATCACCGAGGACGTCATCATGGCCATCCCGGCAAAAACTCCCTCTGAGCTGGTTCTCGGCAGATTCCAGGAACTTACCGCTGCCAGCCAGCAGGAACAGGCAGAAGTCCGCCAGATCGGCCATATCGAGTCTCTGGAAGAACAGGAGAATGGTTATACCATCCATCTCTCCGGCAAGGCCCCGGAAGCCTCTCAGCTCGTTATCATGTATCTGCCCAACAAGAAAGCCAAGGCTTTCCGCAACAAATATCAGGACTTCATCATTGAAGCACCAGAAACCGAAACCCCCTGAGACCCAAAGTACTAACCAGGCAGTTAAAATATGTTATCGTCACATAATGTACTTTATGGTGGTATAATTTGTCGGTAAATACCTTTTTCGTGCCATATCGTACATTCTAAGAAAAAGTTATCAACAGCATGTTGATAACTTTTTCCCTTTATTTATGCGGTTACTCGTTATTTATCAACATTTTTATGTGGATAAAATCGACAAATCCCCCCACCATAAAAGAAAAACCGACAAATTATACCACCATTAGTGCTCATCCCTTGATTTTCCGGCTCCTTTAACCGACAGAAGATACCACCACAAAACTTTTTCCGACAAATCTCCCCATCACAAAAAAATTGCGCAGCCCTTGCTGTATCAACGCTCGAAACACATTGCTTTCGAATATCCACAGAGGCTACCGACAAATTCCCCCACCACAACCGACAAAACCTCCCACTACAAATGGCAGAATACCGACAAACTTCCCCACCACAACGACTAAAAACAGCCATCTCCCTTAGAATCATAAGGCTTCTGCTATTGTTCCGACCAAACGTCCCACCACAAATACTTTTCCGACAAAATCCTCCACCACAAAGCAACAGCTGATCCACAGAAAAAACAACTCAAGCC includes these proteins:
- a CDS encoding ParB/RepB/Spo0J family partition protein; this translates as MSSNKNNSMMGISFVDLSGKNEDTSSMPVGVSNRFENEEFREMTRRRLMGQNSAPAETKAEAPAETEAAIQETTAKTDKILTEIAGSTGTYQLLSLDALVPTPDEWNQFSSISNEKKVLMADSIYRNGLQQPLVVRALDPEGRQYQILAGNTRKSIYEVLYDLTGEEKYLSIECKVYAYQELTDDQAREIASDTNYVQRANLTGRDKSFAVRTKLNILKKRGEKQILEKAAEQMGMKRTAAFSWNKMANLIPAFFDLFDEGRISQKTATRIAAWNHDVQEELYMRSEQITEDVIMAIPAKTPSELVLGRFQELTAASQQEQAEVRQIGHIESLEEQENGYTIHLSGKAPEASQLVIMYLPNKKAKAFRNKYQDFIIEAPETETP